The Blastocatellia bacterium genome has a segment encoding these proteins:
- a CDS encoding peroxiredoxin-like family protein: MRIGDAAPDVELKQTDGQTVRLSHFWQRQPVVLVFVRHLGUPFCREHVAELRRDYEEFRRRGAEIVVITQGDERQTESFRRERDLPFPCLADPERRAFAAFGLGRGSLVQLLGPSVWRRGLQAVRKGYGAGKPVGDPRQLPGVFIVDRSGIIRFAYHSRHAADNPPNALLLASLPRD, translated from the coding sequence ATGCGAATCGGAGATGCGGCACCGGATGTCGAGCTGAAGCAAACCGATGGTCAGACGGTCAGACTCTCGCATTTCTGGCAGCGCCAGCCGGTCGTGCTCGTCTTCGTTCGGCATCTTGGCTGACCGTTTTGCCGCGAGCACGTCGCCGAGTTACGGCGCGATTATGAGGAATTTCGTCGGCGGGGAGCTGAGATCGTCGTCATCACTCAGGGCGATGAGCGACAGACGGAGTCTTTCCGGCGGGAACGCGATCTGCCGTTCCCCTGCCTGGCCGATCCCGAGCGCAGGGCCTTTGCTGCCTTCGGTCTCGGTCGGGGATCACTGGTTCAACTTCTTGGACCATCGGTCTGGCGTCGTGGACTCCAGGCTGTACGAAAAGGATACGGAGCGGGTAAACCCGTCGGAGACCCTCGACAACTACCCGGTGTCTTCATCGTTGATCGGTCGGGGATCATTCGCTTCGCCTACCACTCGCGCCATGCCGCGGACAATCCGCCCAATGCCCTTTTGCTCGCCTCTCTGCCGCGGGACTAA
- a CDS encoding RtcB family protein, with protein MATNWREKLVKLDDYRYMIPRSYKPGMRTDVIIYVDETLLESVMKDLSLEQAANLAFLPGIVGRPIVMPDVHQGYGFPIGGVAATDAEEGVVSPAGIGFDINCGVRLLKSHLELDEVRSRLEAIVNDLFHAVPSGTGREGQISVSRAEMDNVLRLGAQWAVEQGYGREDDLDHIESRGCIPGANPKAASDHAKHRGADQLGTLGSGNHFLEIQYVDEIFDESAARAFGLSPGQVTVLIHTGSRGFGHQVCTDYLKVLRSAMEKYKIRLPDKEMAATYITSPEGQDYLGAMNAAANFAFANRQMITHWVREVFQRHFGDRGDLEILYDVAHNIAKFETHRVDGEPRRVLVHRKGATRALPAGHPELHEAYRAIGQPVIIPGDMGRASYVLIGTAAEETFASSCHGAGRMMSRTAAKKGRDINQVRAQLASRGVIVKAASKDGVLEEVPEAYKDVNEVARVVEAAGIARRVARLRPIGVVKG; from the coding sequence ATGGCCACGAACTGGCGAGAAAAACTGGTCAAACTCGATGACTATCGCTACATGATTCCTCGCAGTTATAAGCCGGGGATGCGAACCGATGTGATCATTTACGTGGATGAGACATTGCTCGAATCGGTGATGAAGGATCTGTCGCTCGAGCAGGCAGCAAACCTCGCGTTTCTCCCGGGAATCGTCGGTCGGCCCATCGTCATGCCCGATGTGCATCAGGGCTACGGATTCCCCATCGGAGGCGTGGCCGCGACCGATGCCGAGGAAGGCGTCGTCTCGCCGGCCGGCATCGGGTTTGATATTAACTGCGGCGTGCGCTTGTTGAAATCCCACCTGGAACTCGATGAGGTGAGGTCCCGGCTGGAGGCAATCGTCAACGATCTGTTTCATGCCGTTCCGTCAGGAACCGGTCGGGAAGGGCAAATCAGCGTGAGTCGGGCGGAGATGGATAACGTGCTCCGATTGGGCGCGCAGTGGGCGGTTGAACAGGGATACGGACGGGAGGATGATCTCGATCACATCGAGTCGCGCGGCTGCATCCCCGGAGCCAACCCCAAAGCGGCGAGCGATCACGCCAAGCATCGTGGAGCTGACCAACTGGGAACGCTCGGCTCGGGGAACCATTTCCTGGAGATCCAGTACGTGGATGAGATTTTCGACGAGTCGGCAGCGCGGGCGTTCGGTCTGTCGCCGGGACAGGTGACCGTTCTCATTCACACCGGCTCACGGGGATTCGGTCATCAAGTGTGCACCGACTACTTGAAGGTGCTGCGTTCGGCGATGGAAAAGTACAAGATTCGTCTGCCGGACAAAGAAATGGCGGCGACCTATATCACCTCGCCCGAGGGACAGGATTACCTCGGAGCGATGAATGCGGCGGCGAATTTCGCTTTCGCCAACCGACAGATGATCACGCACTGGGTGCGAGAAGTCTTCCAGCGACATTTCGGAGACAGGGGGGATCTGGAGATTCTCTACGATGTGGCGCATAACATCGCCAAATTCGAGACGCATCGGGTAGATGGCGAGCCCCGGCGTGTGCTCGTTCATCGAAAAGGAGCCACCCGCGCCTTGCCCGCCGGCCATCCCGAATTGCACGAAGCCTATCGCGCCATCGGCCAGCCGGTGATCATCCCCGGAGATATGGGGCGAGCATCTTATGTGTTGATCGGCACGGCGGCCGAAGAGACATTTGCTTCCAGTTGTCATGGCGCCGGTCGAATGATGTCTCGCACGGCCGCCAAAAAGGGACGCGACATTAATCAAGTTCGAGCGCAACTGGCCAGTCGGGGCGTTATCGTCAAAGCCGCCAGCAAAGATGGTGTGCTGGAAGAAGTGCCCGAAGCCTATAAGGATGTCAACGAGGTCGCCCGCGTCGTCGAAGCCGCCGGGATTGCCCGTCGCGTCGCTCGTTTGCGACCGATTGGCGTTGTGAAGGGATAA
- a CDS encoding thioesterase family protein, which produces MIEEKTVPDHAVEVRVRVRYAETDQMGVAYYANYFVWFEVGRSEYCRQRGFEYRRFEKEYGLYLAVTEATCRYLSSARYDDELIVRTWVSEIRRRSLTFSYDIRRAPDGQPLARGHTVHVVMDGQGRPRSLPPEYAACLAGPLAPTDG; this is translated from the coding sequence ATGATTGAGGAGAAAACGGTGCCGGATCACGCCGTCGAGGTGCGCGTGCGCGTGCGCTACGCCGAGACCGATCAGATGGGAGTGGCTTACTACGCCAATTATTTTGTCTGGTTCGAGGTGGGTCGGAGCGAATACTGTCGGCAACGAGGCTTCGAGTATCGCCGATTCGAGAAGGAGTACGGGCTCTATCTGGCCGTGACCGAGGCCACCTGTCGTTATCTCTCGTCCGCCCGGTACGATGACGAGCTGATTGTGCGCACCTGGGTGAGCGAAATCCGTCGGCGCTCGCTGACATTCTCCTATGATATTCGTCGTGCCCCCGACGGACAGCCTCTCGCTCGGGGTCACACGGTTCACGTCGTCATGGACGGCCAAGGGCGGCCCCGGAGCCTTCCCCCTGAATATGCCGCCTGCCTGGCGGGTCCGCTCGCGCCGACCGACGGTTGA